DNA sequence from the Leptospirillum ferrooxidans C2-3 genome:
CATCGACCCTGTCTTCAATCTTATCGATGGAAACCAAAACAGACACGGGATGGTTTGTGGTTTTTGCCATCTGTACGGAAATTCCCTCTTCGACCAAGGCACGCTCCAACTGTTCCTGTACGCTTTGAGGCAAGGATTTCCTGACCAACAGATGGGACCGGCTTCCCAGTGGGTGAAAAAGTGTTCCGAGCCTTTTGTCACTTCCATTGTCCTTGACAGGAAGCAGCCAAACGGAAATTTGTGGTGAAGATTTTTCAGGCAGGGCAGATTTTGGAAATTTGAGTCCTTCGACAACGACCGGGGGTTCGAGAGAACTTGCGCATCCGGACAAGAAAGAGATCATACCTATTGCAACTGCTCCCAAAATGGTTTTCTTTTTCATGGCTGATTTTTCCTTAGGGTTTATTTTTCTGGAAGCACCTTGATGGATCCATCATATTCACTTTTTTGGTCTTTGGGAGGATTCAGCCAGAGAAGCTTGATGGCATGGATTCCCGAAGTTAAAGGCGGAAGGTCTATAGCAGCCCGCTTTGTTCTTGTTATGTCGGATATTGCAACTGCCTTTCCATCAATGTCAACTTCCATGCGGTAAAATTGGTCGTTGACAGGGGATTGGGGAAAGAAAACTTGAATGGTCATCCTTTCGTTTTCTTTAGCGGGTGAGGGCCAAACAATTTTCAGACTTTTTTGTTGTGATTGGGCCAATCCGTTTTCATATTGTAGAAAAAGTGTTCCCAAAAAAGTGATCATCAGAACAGGTCGCATTTTCTGGCGGAACTGATTCGACAGGTTGCTGGCCCTTTGATAGAATGCTTTCATGTTGATCAATTCCTCTTCCCCTCTTTTTTTAAAATACATCATTGCGGAACGCATTTTGAAGGGTTCTCTCGTACTGGCCTTGGGAATTGGTGGACTTTCCCTTGTGCCGCTCGATTTGTCAAGTCTTGTCCAGAAGGCAGGGATGACTCTGCATATCGATCTGGATAGTCCATGGCTAGATTACCTTATTCATGCATCTGGCAGGGTGAACCCTGTTGCGCTTAAATTGGTCTCTTTTCTGATTGTCTGTTACGGGATATTGAACTACTTTGTCGCATGGGGGTTGCATCGCCGATTCAGATGGGCCGAGTATATGAC
Encoded proteins:
- a CDS encoding YajG family lipoprotein, which produces MKKKTILGAVAIGMISFLSGCASSLEPPVVVEGLKFPKSALPEKSSPQISVWLLPVKDNGSDKRLGTLFHPLGSRSHLLVRKSLPQSVQEQLERALVEEGISVQMAKTTNHPVSVLVSIDKIEDRVDAVPLNVRQKAVVILSYKIITHSSDGTTRSMSGTITRHQSPTPDALFHRHIPPALIGAMVDDEIKNELIPVIIRTAKESS
- a CDS encoding DUF2127 domain-containing protein, which gives rise to MLINSSSPLFLKYIIAERILKGSLVLALGIGGLSLVPLDLSSLVQKAGMTLHIDLDSPWLDYLIHASGRVNPVALKLVSFLIVCYGILNYFVAWGLHRRFRWAEYMTIIEISALIPFEVYAIDQKFSLFRLAAFCVNILIVWYLLKNRSLFHSMSKDAEPILPPSV